A stretch of Halococcus sediminicola DNA encodes these proteins:
- a CDS encoding ParA family protein: MLAYSTYSEAGGVGKTTTAANLAVAHARAGLDPLVVPLDPQDGNLSRLFDIDEQRTEPVDNLVRHMIRRPKGDFGDLVRTVEGVDIIPEHNMLSDLTEYLQREKDQAEAMGEAFGMHAQLLRVLRDAGVPDKYDVLICDPPASEGPHLYNAIHATRSLVIPVEPSAKGRAAVRGLESLVTGLQEQLNVAVGVLAAIPIGVKNTRDQRTILDEIEYSIPEIIGERTSLMEGCWMQQCSAFRYVREFRDRRRDYELDTLAQFDRIARHLEQEAGIEAPNSPEPGDLDHEGMIV; the protein is encoded by the coding sequence ATGCTAGCGTATTCAACGTACAGTGAGGCAGGCGGAGTTGGGAAAACTACGACCGCAGCGAATCTAGCTGTCGCACATGCCCGCGCCGGACTAGATCCACTCGTTGTCCCACTTGATCCCCAGGATGGGAATCTATCACGATTGTTCGATATCGATGAACAACGAACAGAGCCAGTCGATAATCTCGTCCGACATATGATTCGCCGTCCGAAAGGCGACTTCGGGGATCTCGTTCGGACAGTCGAGGGAGTGGACATCATCCCGGAACACAACATGCTCTCAGATCTCACCGAATATCTTCAGCGTGAGAAAGATCAAGCCGAAGCAATGGGTGAGGCGTTCGGTATGCATGCTCAGCTACTTCGTGTACTCCGAGACGCAGGAGTACCTGACAAGTACGACGTTCTCATCTGTGATCCGCCCGCCAGCGAGGGACCACACCTCTACAATGCCATCCATGCAACGCGATCGTTGGTTATCCCTGTCGAGCCCAGTGCGAAAGGGCGGGCAGCTGTTCGGGGTCTAGAGTCGCTCGTAACTGGTCTCCAAGAGCAACTCAACGTGGCTGTTGGTGTCCTCGCTGCGATCCCTATCGGAGTAAAAAACACGCGCGATCAGCGAACCATTCTTGATGAAATCGAATATTCGATCCCGGAAATCATCGGCGAGCGTACCTCGCTGATGGAAGGGTGCTGGATGCAGCAGTGTTCGGCCTTCAGGTACGTTCGTGAGTTTCGTGACCGTCGTCGCGACTACGAACTCGACACGCTTGCCCAGTTCGACCGAATTGCACGCCATTTAGAACAGGAAGCCGGAATCGAAGCACCAAATTCCCCTGAGCCAGGTGACCTCGATCACGAGGGGATGATCGTTTGA